The nucleotide window CTTATAAAGATGGGCAAGCTTCCCAATGGTTGTAGTTTTCCCAACGCCATTCACACCCACTACTAAGATTATGTGAGGCTTAATCGGGAAATCTGCTTCAAACTCTGCCGGCTTATCCGGGGCATTGTCTTCCAGAAGATCAACAATCTCTTGCCGAAGCATTGTTTGCAGCTCATCCTGACTTACATATTTATCCTTGGCAACACGAGCCTCAATCTTTTTAATGATTTCGATGGTTGTATTAACCCCTACATCAGAAGTAATAAGGATTTCTTCGAGATCATCAAGGATCGCATCATCAACTTTATCCTTTCCAACAAAAGCCTTCCCAATTTTATTGAGCAAGCCATCACGGCTTTTCTCAACGCCTTTATCAAGCGTCTCTTTTTTCTTCAGTCCTAATTTTTCAAGAAATCCCATAAAACTAATTGAATTTTGCTCCGCTCATAATCAGGCGGTAACGATTAAAATAATCAACCCAAGATATCACCATTAGCAATACCGAACATGACATTAAAAACAGGTGGACTTTAGCTGCATCGGGGAAAAAGAATACGGAAATCCAGTACAATGCCAATACATTCACCGAAATCTTTCCTGACATGATAGCCATGGCCACTTTGTTGTACTTCTTTTTTATGTAGTACGACCCCAGCATTATCATACTGTCCCGGACTATTGCGAACAACAAAAACCAAAGCGGAATCCATCCGATCCATACCGTGTATAGAAACAATACCAAGGCAGAGAGTTTATCGGCCACCGGGTCTGCCATTTTACCAACTTCTGAAATGGTATTCGTCTTTCTTGCGATGTAACCATCCAGATAATCCGATATAACCCCATATACTATCAATACCACGATAGCTGTATTCACCTGAAGATCGTTCACATAATGTAGATAGGTAACAGGGAAGGCGATCAAGATGCGTGAAAAAGAAATGGTATTTGAAAGGGTTAAAACCTTTCCGGTAACCTGAACTTTCTTCCCGTCTATATTTTCAGATGATGTAGCCAAACCTTGTTTTTATTTGCGATATTACTTGTCCAAATTTACAGTCATTAAGCATCTAATACCACCATGAACGAGCAGAAATTACTGGTCGAAGAAACACTGTCATCAAAAGAAGTTTTTAATGGAAAGTTACTTCATGTTTTTTACGATAAAGCCAAGCTCCCGGACGGTTCCACTTCAACCCGCGAGTGGATTAAACACCCCGGCGCCTGTGCAGTAGTTCCTGTTTTTGGAAATGGAGACCTGATGATGCTCCGCCAGTTCCGCTACCCGATGAAGCAAATTTTCTGGGAAGTTCCGGCCGGTAAAATCGATGCCGGTGAAGCTCAGGATAAAACAGCCCTCCGCGAGCTACGCGAAGAAGCGGGCGTTGCGACTCAGGATTATGCTTACGTCGGGCATTTTTATCCCGGGATTGGTTACTCCGATGAAGTCATTCATATTTACG belongs to Balneola sp. and includes:
- a CDS encoding NUDIX domain-containing protein, which produces MNEQKLLVEETLSSKEVFNGKLLHVFYDKAKLPDGSTSTREWIKHPGACAVVPVFGNGDLMMLRQFRYPMKQIFWEVPAGKIDAGEAQDKTALRELREEAGVATQDYAYVGHFYPGIGYSDEVIHIYVAWNLESVPQAVDEDEFVTRERLPFQKAVEMVHAGEINDGKTVICLLRAWEWWQNNAPFSLT